The Methanococcus voltae PS genome segment CTACGGATAAGTTACCTCGTTCTTGGGATGTGACTTCGGATAGTTTTGCGGGCTACATTGCAGATTTAATCGATTGTAAAAAATTAATAATTGCAACAGATGTTGATGGAATATATAATAAATACCCTGAAGGAAAACTATTAAATACCATAAATGCCAAATCGATTAAAGGTTTTACCTCGATTGATAAATATTTACCAGAATTCATATGTTCTAACAATATTGAATGCTATGTGGTAAATGGTAATTTTCCAAAACGGATAATTAGTATTTTGGAAAATAAAATCGATACATATACAAAAATATTGAAATAAATATTAAATAAATTTAATAAACTATTATGTATTTTCTGTTTTATCATATTTGATTTACATAGGTTTATATAATAATTTATAGTAATCATATTTAGTTTATACTCAAAATTCTTTGTGGTATATAACTTTAAATACGATTAAACAATATGTTTAAATTTATATTACTCAATTTCATAAAAACTTTTATAAGGCTATATATTATATAGGATATGCACCTAGTAAACTAGGAAGCAATATGATGGTAATAATGTTAAATTACTTTTGTATTTATCCATAATAATAGCTTAAATAAATAAAAGTGGTGAAACAATGAAAGCTAAATGTACTACATGTAATGCAGAAATTGCACCAAGAGAAAACGCTACAAGATTTGTATGCCCTAACTGTGGTAAAACAGAGATTGTAAGATGCGAAAAATGTAGAAAATTAAGTAACGCATACAAATGTCCTGTATGTGGATACGAAGGACCATAATCGAATTACATAATACAAGTAATAAGTAATATGGTTTAAACTACTTATCTAAATCTAATAAATTCACATTAAATCAATATATAGTTAATATAGTATATTTTACATAGAATATATCATATATCTATATCATATCTATATCAGAATTAAAACGATTTAATCGGTGATATCATGGCTGATGTAATTGCTAAAGTAAAGGTAATGCCTGTAAGCCCAGAAGTGGAAAAAGAAGCTTTAAAAGAGAAATTAACAAAAGTTGTTGGAGAAAATGATGCTAAATGTAGGGGTGTATCAGACGAACCTTTGGCATTCGGATTGTACACAATTTACGTTATGGTTGAAATGGAAGAAAGAGAGGGTGGAATGGACCCTATCGAACAAGCAATGAATGATTTAGAAGATGTAGAAAGTGCAGAAGTTGTAGAACTTTCATTAATTTAATTAATTTATTATATGGTAAATGATAATAATATGATTTAAATTAAAACTAATATTAATAAATGGATTAAGTAAATTTAAATACATGCAATTAACGTTAATTATTCATTAAATACCGTTTAATTAATAGAATCATTGTATTGTACTTTTATTGTTATATCGAATTATTAATTAAGTTATGTTAATCAAATTAATCAAGCATTAATCAGAAATAAATTAATTAAACTAAGTTGCAGACTTGATAACTTACTATAAGAGTATAAATTTTGATTTGATAAGTTAAAATTGCTAAATACCCGTAGTTATGTAATTATTCATTACAGCGTAATATAATGTCGATTAACTAAATTTTAAAATACGATACATATGAGATATACATATAATAAATATGTTTAAAATATGTTTAATAGGTTTCAAAATTTAGAAGGGAGATGTTTAATGTGGGCGGTATGAAAAACTATATAAATCAGTATAAGCAATTAAAAACGGCTATAGAGTATATTTCCGAAAAGGGATATACGGTAAATATCAGGCAAAATGAAAAACCTATTATGGTAGTAGGCAAGCACGCAAAACCCAATTTTGTATTAAAAAGCACGGTTGGAAATGTGAAAGTCAACTGCATCAACACTGTTAAACTCATATACAATATGAAGCTTTAACCTATTGAGGTGTATATGATGGTTAAATTGAACTATAAAGTTAAAACTGACCCAAGCAAAACAGCAAGAGCTATGGGAAGAACTTTAAAAATTTCAAGAAAACACACAATTGAGATTTGTAGAGAAATAAACGGTATGAGATTAGACAAAGCAATGGCTTACTTAAACAGAGTTATTAAGTTAGAACAAGCTGTACCGTTCAAAAGACATGACAAAGATGTTCCTCACAGAAAAGGGGACTTAAAATGGCACGCTGGTAGATTCCCACAAAAAGCTGCGGGAGAAATCCTTCACGTTCTTGAGAATGCTAAGAAAAACGCAGAATACAAAGGCATGAACACAGAACAGTTGAGAATTAAACACATCTCATCAAACAAAGGATTCACAATCAAAAGATACATGCCAAGAGCATTTGGTAGGGCTTCACCTAAATACCAAGAAACAGTACATGTACAAGTTATATTAGAAGAATTCTACTAATTGCGTATATAATAAAAAATGATTACATTAGTTTAGTTTAAAAGATAAGAACTGATGGTAAATCGTTGAATATTGGTGAAACAATGATTGAAAGAACATTTGTTACAAATAATGTTTCAGAAGCATTAATTAATGAATATTTTTGTAAAAAATTGGTAAAAGCTGGTTACAGCCACATTGATGTTAAAAAAACACCAATTGGTACAAGAATAACAGTATTTGCTGAAAAACCTGGATTTGTAATTGGTAGAAAAGGTAAAATGGTTAAAGAATTAACTGAAACCTTAAGAACAGTTTACAAAATCGAAAACCCACAAATCGAAGTTAAACAAATCGAAAACGCTGATTTAGACCCTGCAGTAGTAGGTCACAAAATTGCAGCTTCACTCGAAAAAGGTATGCACTTCAGAAAAACAGCACACTCAGCAATAAGAAGAGTTATGAATGCTGGTGCAAAAGGTGTATCTATTATCGTTTCCGGTAAATTATCCGGTGAAAGGTCAAGAACTGAAAAGTTCATGGATGGATACATGAAACACTGTGGTGAACCATCAGAAGAATTGGTTATGAAATCACACCAACTTGCAAAATTAAAATTAGGTGTAGTTGGAGTTACTGTAAAAATCATGTTACCTGATGTATCATTACCTGACGAAATCATAATCACTTCCGGAGAAATCAAAGAAGTGTCAGAAGTAGCTGAAGTAGCTGAAGTTGTTGAAGCAACAGAAGAACAATAAACACCAAATACATAAAAAGGTGGTAAGATGGCAATCTTAAAAGCAAATGAAATCAGAGAATTGTCACTCGAAGAAATGCAAGAAAAAATTGTTGAAATGAAAAAAGAGTTAATGAAAGAAGGCGTTAATAAAGCAACAGGCGGTGCACCTTCAAATCCTGGTAAAATCCAAGCTCTTAAAAGAACAATTGCTAGAGTATTGACAATCATGAAAGAAAAAGAAGCACAAAATGCTTAATTAAGTTTAATGGCGAATAT includes the following:
- the rpmC gene encoding 50S ribosomal protein L29, with the protein product MAILKANEIRELSLEEMQEKIVEMKKELMKEGVNKATGGAPSNPGKIQALKRTIARVLTIMKEKEAQNA
- a CDS encoding zinc finger domain-containing protein, with the protein product MKAKCTTCNAEIAPRENATRFVCPNCGKTEIVRCEKCRKLSNAYKCPVCGYEGP
- a CDS encoding 30S ribosomal protein S3, with the translated sequence MIERTFVTNNVSEALINEYFCKKLVKAGYSHIDVKKTPIGTRITVFAEKPGFVIGRKGKMVKELTETLRTVYKIENPQIEVKQIENADLDPAVVGHKIAASLEKGMHFRKTAHSAIRRVMNAGAKGVSIIVSGKLSGERSRTEKFMDGYMKHCGEPSEELVMKSHQLAKLKLGVVGVTVKIMLPDVSLPDEIIITSGEIKEVSEVAEVAEVVEATEEQ
- a CDS encoding 50S ribosomal protein L22, with amino-acid sequence MVKLNYKVKTDPSKTARAMGRTLKISRKHTIEICREINGMRLDKAMAYLNRVIKLEQAVPFKRHDKDVPHRKGDLKWHAGRFPQKAAGEILHVLENAKKNAEYKGMNTEQLRIKHISSNKGFTIKRYMPRAFGRASPKYQETVHVQVILEEFY
- a CDS encoding elongation factor 1-beta; amino-acid sequence: MADVIAKVKVMPVSPEVEKEALKEKLTKVVGENDAKCRGVSDEPLAFGLYTIYVMVEMEEREGGMDPIEQAMNDLEDVESAEVVELSLI